The following are from one region of the Myxococcales bacterium genome:
- a CDS encoding ROK family protein: MQRDLFVGVDMGGTDIKATVTSRDGRILIDEWEKVLSLASEGPRTTVGQLAKAAEKALALAGASWDRVVAVGLDTPGPASLDGVLGRSPNLKHPDWLNFPIRAAFQDAIDKPVLYANDGNAAAYWEYFRLFGDAPDKSLGAAILGTGLGGAFVQGGNVLTGVRGYGAEFGHMRLPTYDLVTDGDVPVCGCGKRACAEAFVSLAALDKQLRKAFEKGKAPDHALRDIPDEGRARAVRLLGLAQKGDALALELFDYQAKALGYLFVQLAHAFDPHIFLIGGGITESSDAFRARYLRNVRETFQREAFPLLAQEIQIEYAADQDMAGCRGSALLARQWAGRQGLT, encoded by the coding sequence ATGCAGCGCGACCTGTTCGTCGGCGTCGACATGGGCGGCACCGACATCAAGGCAACCGTCACGAGCCGCGACGGACGAATCCTGATCGACGAGTGGGAGAAGGTCCTCTCCCTTGCCAGCGAAGGGCCCCGCACCACGGTGGGCCAGCTCGCGAAAGCGGCCGAAAAGGCGCTCGCGCTCGCGGGTGCCTCCTGGGATCGCGTGGTGGCCGTGGGGCTCGATACACCGGGCCCCGCCTCGCTTGACGGTGTGCTGGGCCGATCGCCCAACCTCAAGCACCCCGACTGGTTGAACTTCCCGATTCGGGCCGCCTTCCAGGACGCGATCGACAAACCCGTGCTGTACGCGAACGACGGCAACGCGGCGGCGTACTGGGAGTACTTCCGGCTCTTCGGCGACGCCCCGGACAAGAGCCTGGGCGCGGCGATCCTGGGAACGGGCTTGGGCGGTGCGTTCGTGCAGGGCGGCAACGTGCTGACCGGGGTCCGGGGGTACGGCGCGGAGTTTGGTCACATGCGCCTGCCCACGTACGACCTCGTCACCGATGGCGACGTGCCCGTGTGTGGCTGCGGAAAACGAGCCTGCGCCGAGGCGTTCGTCTCGCTCGCCGCGCTCGACAAGCAGCTGCGCAAGGCCTTCGAAAAAGGCAAGGCGCCGGATCACGCCCTGCGCGACATTCCCGACGAAGGGCGCGCGCGCGCGGTGCGCCTCCTGGGGCTTGCCCAAAAGGGCGATGCCTTGGCGCTCGAGCTCTTCGACTATCAGGCCAAGGCGCTCGGCTACCTCTTCGTGCAGCTGGCCCACGCCTTCGATCCACACATCTTCTTGATCGGCGGAGGCATCACGGAAAGCAGCGACGCCTTCCGCGCGCGCTACCTCCGAAACGTGAGGGAGACGTTCCAGCGGGAGGCCTTCCCTCTGCTGGCGCAAGAGATTCAGATCGAGTACGCCGCCGACCAGGACATGGCGGGCTGTCGCGGCTCTGCGCTTCTGGCGCGGCAGTGGGCGGGCCGTCAGGGACTGACCTGA
- the proB gene encoding glutamate 5-kinase, protein MSADRLALAQSHRLVVKLGTQVVTHNGVELALGRLMSLVESLARLRLAGLDVVLVSSGAVGMGMRQLGLTERPRSLGLRQACAAVGQGHLMAMYARAFGDLGVTAAQVLLTQEDLGDRDRALCVRTTLMRLLELGTIPVINENDSVSVRELMEHQRRGAETSDDRPVFGDNDGLSALVATALDADLLVMLTDVAGLYDKNPKAHPEAVRIAELEVVDDESLASAAGVSAGGTGGMASKLEAARVATAEGTSVVIASGNEPRIVERLLAGEDLGTLVRPRERRGPRWRHIAVSGRRRGAVVVNEGALRALVEHKASLLPIGVVGVEGDFGKGDLVEIRDASGRIHGRGLVNYDALSCRALLGRHSDDIGQVLGFRTYDAIITRDNLVMGSL, encoded by the coding sequence ATGTCTGCCGATCGTCTCGCTTTGGCGCAGAGCCACCGCTTGGTGGTGAAGTTGGGCACCCAGGTGGTCACCCACAACGGTGTCGAGCTGGCCCTCGGGCGGCTCATGAGCCTCGTGGAATCCTTGGCGCGTCTGCGGCTCGCGGGGCTGGACGTGGTCCTGGTGTCGAGCGGGGCGGTGGGCATGGGCATGCGCCAGCTGGGCCTTACCGAGCGGCCCCGGTCCTTGGGCCTGCGCCAGGCCTGCGCGGCCGTGGGTCAGGGTCACTTGATGGCCATGTACGCCCGGGCCTTCGGCGACCTGGGCGTCACGGCCGCTCAGGTTCTGCTGACCCAGGAAGACCTGGGGGACCGCGACCGGGCGCTCTGCGTGCGGACCACGTTGATGCGCTTGCTCGAGCTCGGAACGATTCCCGTCATCAACGAAAACGACAGCGTCAGCGTGCGTGAGCTGATGGAGCATCAGCGCCGGGGCGCCGAGACGAGCGACGACCGCCCCGTGTTTGGTGACAACGACGGTCTCTCGGCCCTGGTCGCCACGGCGCTCGACGCCGACCTGCTCGTGATGCTCACCGACGTGGCGGGGCTTTACGACAAAAACCCCAAGGCCCACCCGGAGGCGGTCAGAATCGCCGAACTCGAAGTCGTAGACGACGAAAGTTTGGCGAGTGCAGCCGGGGTGTCGGCGGGTGGCACGGGGGGCATGGCCAGCAAGCTCGAAGCGGCGCGTGTGGCGACGGCCGAGGGAACTTCGGTGGTGATCGCCAGCGGCAACGAGCCCCGGATCGTGGAGCGCCTGCTCGCCGGTGAGGATCTCGGCACGCTGGTGCGGCCCCGGGAGCGCAGGGGGCCACGCTGGAGGCACATCGCGGTGTCGGGCCGCCGCCGCGGCGCGGTCGTCGTCAATGAGGGGGCTCTGCGCGCGCTGGTCGAACACAAGGCGTCTTTACTACCCATCGGGGTCGTGGGCGTGGAGGGCGATTTCGGCAAAGGCGATTTGGTCGAGATTCGCGACGCTTCGGGGCGGATCCACGGGCGGGGCTTGGTCAACTACGACGCCCTGTCGTGCCGCGCTCTGCTGGGCCGGCACAGTGACGACATCGGCCAGGTGCTCGGCTTTCGCACCTATGACGCGATCATCACCCGTGACAACCTCGTCATGGGCAGTTTGTGA
- a CDS encoding prepilin-type N-terminal cleavage/methylation domain-containing protein, with the protein MIRKGRKQNAGFTLVELMIVVAIIGILAAVAIPAFSRYIKKSRTAEASQTLNKIWTGAVSYYEADHNDATGTILPKQFPTVAASEAAKCCTQAGMKCPANSAVYDTDAGWQAMNFNLAEAHYYRPLYSSAGVSTASNFTAEAEGDLDCDNTLAQFRRIGQINATTGDAYSFNTVLGNEIE; encoded by the coding sequence ATGATTCGTAAAGGGCGCAAGCAGAACGCAGGTTTCACGCTGGTCGAGCTCATGATCGTCGTTGCCATCATCGGCATCTTGGCGGCCGTCGCCATCCCGGCGTTCAGCCGCTACATCAAGAAGAGCCGGACGGCCGAGGCTTCGCAGACGTTGAACAAGATCTGGACCGGCGCCGTGTCGTACTACGAAGCAGACCACAACGACGCCACGGGAACGATCCTTCCCAAGCAGTTCCCCACGGTGGCCGCGTCCGAGGCCGCCAAGTGCTGCACCCAAGCCGGCATGAAGTGCCCCGCGAACTCTGCGGTGTACGACACCGATGCGGGCTGGCAGGCGATGAACTTCAACCTGGCCGAAGCCCACTACTACCGTCCGCTTTACAGCTCGGCCGGCGTCAGCACCGCCTCGAACTTCACGGCCGAGGCCGAGGGCGACCTCGACTGCGACAACACGCTGGCCCAGTTCCGCCGCATCGGCCAGATCAACGCCACCACGGGAGACGCCTACTCGTTCAACACGGTGCTGGGCAACGAGATCGAGTAA